The Equus caballus isolate H_3958 breed thoroughbred chromosome 12, TB-T2T, whole genome shotgun sequence genome contains a region encoding:
- the LOC138916823 gene encoding olfactory receptor 5AN6-like, which produces MKEDRNHTSVAMFVLLGLSDEKELQLILFPIFLGIYLLTIIWNLGLILLIRMDSHLHTPMYFFLSFLSFIDICYSSSISPRMLSDFLKDEKTISFIACATQYFVGSWMAQAECCLLAVMAYDRYIAIGRPLQYSAIMDPDLCRKMVAGAYGSGFLGSLIQTVSCFHLYFCGHNIIPNFFCDITQIISLSCSNPFMSQMILFLESIFVGFTSFLVILLSYGFIATSILKISSIKGSAKAFNTCASHLAVVTIFYGMGFSVYLHPSSSHSKKQNKVLSVFYVILIPMLNPFIYSLRNKEIKEALMRVVKKATYLSQ; this is translated from the coding sequence ATGAAAGAGGATAGAAATCATACTTCTGTGGCcatgtttgttctcctgggactgtCAGATGAAAAAGAGCTGCAACTTATCCTCTTTCcaatcttcctagggatctaccttcTGACCATAATCTGGAACCTTGGTCTCATCCTCCttatcaggatggactcccacctgcacacacctatgtacttttttctcagtttcctgtcatttatagacatctgctattcttcttccatcagcccaaggatgctttcagacttcttaaaagatgaaaaaacaatttcGTTCATTgcttgtgccacccagtattttgttggGTCCTGGATGGCTCAGGCTGAGTGCTGCCTGTTGGCCGtaatggcctatgacagatatattgctattggtaggcctctgcagtactcagccatCATGGATCCTGACCTCTGTCGGAAGATGGTTGCTGgagcctatgggagtggtttccttggtAGCTTAATTCAAACAGtttcttgctttcatctctacttTTGTGGGCacaatatcattccaaatttcttctgtgacataacccagattatttccttgtcttgctCCAATCCCTTTATGagccaaatgattctttttctggaaTCTATTTTTGTTGGATTCACTTCCTTCCTTGTCATCCTCTTATCCTATGGTTTTATTGCAacttccatcctgaaaatatcctccataaaaggtagtgccaaggccttcaatacctgtgcctcccacctggctgTTGTGACAATATTCTATGGCATGGGCTTCTCTGTGTACCTGCATCCTAGCTCTAGCCACTCCAAAAAGCAGAACAAGgttctgtcagtgttctatgttatcctcATCCCAATGTTAAACCCTtttatctatagtctgaggaacaaggagatcaaagaggcctTGATGAGGGTAGTAAAGAAGGCAACATATTTATCTCAGTAA